The following are encoded together in the Montipora capricornis isolate CH-2021 chromosome 5, ASM3666992v2, whole genome shotgun sequence genome:
- the LOC138049948 gene encoding uncharacterized protein yields MGRRNFNISKIISTFYCIFNFVLIADSSHRDKLADKQNNLIANKVNLSEGKFLVEWNIDQNAECIEFNLNVTVDEKGWIFFGFMPLNNTEKPRRIQDTKGDFVLTWISASPSHERKTLDLNTIKTTGNLEIDDKNNYQVIAENSTENSSLQVIHIKRKLDTGDPQDVPITDHPMWMFGAWGTSGEFINEFTKIKDNINNSLRVEKAVFMKKNKDGVHFNKVPWKVLKEQMKKHWIGVVVGSAALLTMSIVAVIYLCITRGKINAKKIKMAIYKEDKDDEARVAFLHSRT; encoded by the exons ATGGGTAGACGAAATTTCAACATCTCCAAGATCATAAGCACATTTTATTGCATCTTTAACTTTGTGCTAATCGCTGACTCATCACACCGAGATAAACTGGCGGACAAGCAAAACAACCTCATCGCAAACAAAGTCAACTTGAGTGAAGGCAAGTTTCTAGTAGAATGGAACATTGACCAAAATGCCGAGTGCATTGAATTCAATTTGAACGTTACAGTTGACGAAAAAGGTTGGATCTTCTTTGGATTCATGCCGTTGAACAACACTGAGAAGCCAAGAAGAATCCAAGATACTAAAGGAGATTTTGTTCTTACCTGGATATCGGCATCACCCTCACACGAAAGGAAAACACTG GACTTGAATACCATAAAAACGACAGGGAATTTAGAGATAGATGACAAAAACAATTACCAGGTTATAGCAGAGAATTCTACAGAGAACTCAAGCCTTCAGGTGATTCACATCAAAAGAAAACTTGACACAGGGGACCCACAGGATGTGCCTATCACG GACCACCCAATGTGGATGTTTGGTGCATGGGGAACATCTGGAGAGTTTATAAACGAGTTCACAAAGATAAAAGACAACATAAACAACTCCTTGAGAGTTGAAAAAGCCGTCTTCATGAAGAAGAATAAGGATGGAGTACATTTCAATAAGGTGCCATGGAAGGTATTAAAAG AGCAAATGAAGAAACATTGGAttggtgttgttgttggttCAGCTGCTCTATTGACTATGTCAATTGTAGCAGTGATTTACTTGTGCATCACACGGGGTAAAATCAAcgcaaagaaaatcaaaatggctatttacaaaga AGATAAGGATGATGAGGCCAGAGTAGCATTCCTTCATTCCCGCACCTGA